From Salvia splendens isolate huo1 chromosome 3, SspV2, whole genome shotgun sequence, a single genomic window includes:
- the LOC121793946 gene encoding major allergen Pru ar 1-like, producing the protein MGAITYDIEIPSSISAAKIFKAVVLDVDTLVPKIMPQAIKNVEILEGDGGVGTIKLIHFGEGSQYKSVKHRVDAIDKENLTHTYSIIDGDVLGGVIESVTYHVKIVPTEDGGSICKNRSIYNTKGDAEISEEKIKEGKEKAMAMFKAIEAYLLVNPDA; encoded by the coding sequence ATGGGTGCCATCACTTACGATATTGAGATCCCATCCTCCATCTCGGCCGCAAAGATTTTTAAGGCCGTGGTGCTCGATGTTGACACCCTCGTCCCCAAGATCATGCCTCAGGCAATCAAGAACGTCGAGATCTTGGAAGGGGATGGTGGCGTTGGGACCATCAAGCTTATCCATTTTGGCGAAGGGAGTCAGTACAAGAGCGTGAAGCACCGTGTGGATGCGATCGACAAGGAGAACTTGACCCACACTTACAGTATAATCGATGGTGATGTTCTTGGAGGAGTTATTGAATCCGTTACTTATCATGTGAAGATCGTCCCGACTGAAGATGGAGGAAGCATTTGCAAGAACAGGAGCATCTACAACACAAAGGGTGATGCTGAGATTAGTGAGGAGAAGATCAAGGAAGGAAAAGAGAAGGCCATGGCTATGTTCAAGGCCATTGAGGCTTACCTCCTTGTCAATCCTGATGCCTAA
- the LOC121797019 gene encoding major allergen Pru ar 1-like, with the protein MQAVVLDVDTLVPKIMPQAIKNVEILEGDGGVGTIKLIHFGEGSQYKSVNHRVDAIDKENLTHSYSIIEGDVLGGVNESVTYHVKIVPTEDGGSICKNRSIYNTKGDAEISEEKIKEGKEKAMAMFKAIEAYLHANPDA; encoded by the exons ATGCAG GCCGTGGTGCTCGATGTTGACACCCTCGTCCCCAAGATCATGCCCCAGGCAATCAAGAACGTCGAGATCTTGGAAGGGGATGGTGGCGTTGGGACAATCAAGCTTATCCATTTTGGCGAAGGGAGTCAGTACAAGAGCGTCAATCACCGCGTGGATGCTATCGACAAAGAGAACTTGACCCACAGTTACAGCATAATCGAGGGGGATGTTCTTGGAGGAGTTAATGAATCCGTTACTTATCATGTGAAGATCGTCCCAACTGAAGATGGAGGGAGCATTTGTAAGAACAGGAGCATCTACAACACGAAGGGTGATGCTGAGATTAGTGAGGAGAAGATCAAGGAAGGGAAAGAGAAGGCCATGGCTATGTTCAAGGCCATTGAAGCTTACCTCCATGCCAATCCTGATGCTTAA
- the LOC121793979 gene encoding pectinesterase-like encodes MADTRNKFTAAAALAILLLAAFMISAANAAGDPPTEAPKEDKKEGEKGESGTASTFCESTDYKETCHKSLEKANGTEPKDLIKAAFDAAITELESSIKNSEAYKTVQSDPMTEKALAVCEEVLNIAIDDLRRSFEKVDQLDTGTLKNNIADLRNWLSATIAHKETCIDAFDNTTGETGAKVRDLLKTSGELLSNGLAMISQLQKFVSSIDFGKIAEGIKGLTGGGEKRALFSSDEEVPDFVESHARRLMAAGPATLKPDATVAQDGSGQFKTISEALATLPPKNTKPFVVFVKAGLYKEYVVVPKGMNNVSIIGEGPEKTRITGDKCVKGGTPTFQSATLTVTGESFMAKDIAVENTAPESQAVALRINGDMGVFQNVHLDGFQDTLYSHSYKQFYRDCRISGTIDFIFGDAKTILQNCEIVVRKPLPNQACMVTAQGRKDKKGDGVIVIQGGTITAEKAFVEANPPHEAFLGRPWKEFSRTIIMQANIDACIQPTGWSPWMGTFALNTLYYGEWANTGPGADLSKRVKWKGIKKMTPEIAAGFTAQKVFVYDDWIKKTGVPYEAGMLPK; translated from the exons atGGCTGACACAAGGAATAAGTTCACGGCCGCGGCCGCCCtcgccatcctcctcctcgcGGCCTTCATGATCTCCGCTGCCAACGCCGCCGGGGACCCCCCAACGGAGGCCCCTAAAGAAGACAAAAAGGAGGGCGAGAAAGGCGAGTCCGGAACGGCGTCCACATTCTGCGAGAGCACCGACTACAAGGAGACGTGCCACAAGAGTCTAGAGAAGGCCAACGGCACTGAGCCTAAGGACCTCATCAAGGCTGCGTTCGACGCCGCCATAACCGAGCTCGAGAGCTCCATCAAGAACTCCGAAGCCTACAAGACCGTCCAGTCCGACCCAATGACCGAGAAGGCCCTCGCCGTGTGCGAGGAGGTTCTCAACATCGCCATCGACGATCTCAGAAGGTCGTTCGAGAAGGTCGATCAGCTCGACACCGGGACGCTTAAAAACAACATCGCCGACCTCAGGAACTGGCTCAGCGCCACCATTGCGCACAAGGAGACTTGCATCGACGCATTCGACAACACCACGGGCGAAACCGGGGCGAAGGTGAGGGATCTTTTGAAGACCTCGGGCGAGCTTTTGAGTAATGGTCTTGCGATGATTTCTCAATTGCAAAAGTTCGTTTCGTCGATTGATTTTGGGAAAATCGCGGAGGGGATTAAAGGCCTCACCGGCGGTGGTGAAAAGAGGGCTCTGTTTAGCAGTGATGAGGAGGTTCCGGATTTCGTGGAGTCGCACGCGAGGAGACTGATGGCGGCTGGACCGGCGACGTTGAAGCCGGATGCGACGGTGGCGCAGGACGGGAGCGGGCAGTTCAAGACTATTAGTGAGGCGCTGGCTACGTTGCCTCCTAAGAATACCAAACCGTTTGTGGTTTTTGTGAAGGCCGGTTTGTATAAGGAGTATGTCGTGGTGCCGAAGGGCATGAACAACGTTTCGATCATCGGAGAGGGGCCGGAGAAGACGAGGATCACTGGTGACAAGTGTGTCAAGGGAGGGACACCCACCTTCCAGTCTGCAACTCTAA CCGTGACCGGGGAAAGCTTCATGGCGAAGGACATAGCGGTGGAGAACACGGCCCCCGAGAGCCAGGCTGTGGCACTACGTATCAACGGCGACATGGGCGTGTTCCAAAACGTCCACCTCGACGGCTTCCAAGACACCCTCTACTCCCACAGCTACAAGCAGTTCTACCGCGACTGCCGCATCAGCGGCACCATCGACTTCATCTTCGGTGACGCAAAGACCATCCTCCAAAACTGCGAGATCGTAGTGCGCAAGCCGCTCCCGAACCAGGCGTGCATGGTGACAGCGCAGGGGCGCAAGGACAAGAAGGGAGACGGCGTGATTGTCATCCAGGGCGGCACCATCACGGCTGAGAAGGCCTTCGTCGAGGCCAACCCGCCGCACGAGGCCTTCCTCGGCCGGCCCTGGAAGGAGTTCTCGAGGACGATCATCATGCAGGCAAACATCGACGCGTGCATCCAGCCCACCGGGTGGTCGCCGTGGATGGGGACATTCGCACTCAACACGCTCTACTACGGGGAGTGGGCCAACACCGGGCCAGGGGCGGACCTGTCGAAGCGGGTCAAGTGGAAGGGTATTAAGAAGATGACGCCGGAGATTGCGGCGGGATTCACAGCTCAGAAGGTGTTCGTTTATGATGATTGGATCAAGAAGACTGGAGTTCCGTATGAGGCTGGGATGCTGCCTAAATAA
- the LOC121793969 gene encoding major allergen Pru ar 1-like produces the protein MGAITYDTEIPSSISAAKIFKAVVLDVDTLVPKIMPQAINNVEVLEGDGGVGTIKLIHFGEGSQYKSVKHRVDAIDKENLTHSYSIVEGDVLGEAIESITYHVKIVPTEDGGSICKKRSVYNTKGDAVISEEKIKEGKESASAMFKAIEAYLHANPDA, from the coding sequence ATGGGTGCCATCACTTACGATACCGAGATCCCATCCTCCATCTCGGCCGCAAAGATTTTTAAGGCCGTGGTGCTTGATGTCGACACCCTCGTCCCCAAGATCATGCCTCAGGCAATCAATAACGTCGAGGTCTTGGAAGGGGATGGCGGCGTTGGGACCATCAAGCTTATTCATTTTGGCGAAGGGAGTCAGTACAAGAGCGTGAAGCACCGCGTGGATGCCATCGACAAGGAGAACTTGACCCACAGTTACAGCATAGTTGAGGGCGATGTTCTTGGAGAAGCTATTGAATCCATTACTTATCATGTGAAGATCGTCCCGACTGAAGATGGAGGAAGCATTTGTAAGAAAAGAAGCGTCTACAACACAAAGGGTGATGCTGTGATTAGTGAGGAGAAGATCAAGGAAGGGAAAGAGTCGGCCAGTGCTATGTTCAAGGCCATTGAGGCTTACCTCCATGCCAATCCAGACGCCTAA